The sequence below is a genomic window from Ipomoea triloba cultivar NCNSP0323 chromosome 2, ASM357664v1.
TGATGGTTGAATTTCTAGTTTCGTTCAAGTTAAAGAACAACAAAATATACACCAAAGACTTGTAATCTAAGGGCATAACTTGGTCGTGGCTTTAGAAAGGTGATTCCTGGTTCAATTTCATTCCTCttagacaatatatatacacaattaaCATAAAGGGTTTCAACATATTCTGATACTGAAACAAGATtcttgtttttgcttttttgaTAATAAAGCAACAAAAGGGGAAGAGGGAGAGAATAGAATGAATTCATATACAACTTAACATGGATGGGATTCAACTAAAAGTCATGATTATTGCGTCAAGCATCtgagaaaattaaagcaaatgaTTTGCATATAAAAGCAGAAGAAGTTTGAAAGAACTAACAGTAGTTGTCAGCAGCACACGAAAAAGTAAAGGAAAAGAACGAACACCACAAACGATGTTCCTGGCTTAGCTTCTGCGCGATTTCTTCTTTGTGCTTCCTCGATTCTCAGATAGATCGCTAGCTGGAAAGGCAGGAAGAGGAAGGCTGCACGCTTTAGCGCCTCACAAGCGATGATCAATCATCCAAAGGCTGTGTTTGAATCTGCAAGGACACAAATTTTGGCAACACTTAATAATATCACACTGCTAATGTGGATGGAATGACACCCTTCGTTTTGGATGAAGGTGCTTCTATGATGGGAATGTTatctgttaggatcaagcgcttatcaCCACGCCAGAAGCTATAACTCACAGCgaagacacaactttattttcttatatactgCCACCAGATTTTCAAGAGGCAggatgctggacttggcccttactggcctctgcccaacaatccctcTAGCCATCAATTGCTGGATTTGGCCCTttactggcctccgcccaacattATCAGATATCTAGTTAACTTCAGTGGAGTCTACTTATAATCCAATAGATCAATATCCATGGTGTCAAGAACTAGTTCCAAATAATAACATGTTGATGCAATATTGAGTACCATAGAATCATCTAAGTAAAGGGGTGAATCCATACTCTAAACAGTGAAGGGCAATGTATCTCTATGTTTTTTCAGTTAGCAGATTATTATGTTATTAACAGATGAAGATAAGATTATGCTTTATATAAaagtgtgtgtatgtatgtatttagaTTACCACTCAGGTGATTCTGAGGCCAGAGAAAGCGCCACTTTCTTGCTTCACTTGCACGGAGTGCCTTTCGTGCTCCACTCTTTGAAGCTGCGATGAGAGCTGAAGCAAATCAATAGTAGGGCCATCTTCTTCGCCAGAAATTTGGTTCTTCACATTCATATATCCCGAGCCTTGAACAATCGGATTGATTGCATAGGTCTGAGCAGCGTTAGAAAACAGCATCATCTGTTGCAAGCGAGCATCCTCAGACGAATTCATTCCAGACGGGGACAAAGCGCTCGTTGAGGCAGGTGGGCTAACCCCCAAGAACTTGTCAGATACTTGTGCCATATCATAATGCTCATTAGTCCCCGGGTTGATAAGGGAATGAGCCCCGGGAATAATTGATGCAGTAGAGGAACTCTGCGAGTGGGATGACAGAAGAGAGAGAGCACGCCCAGAACTCGATATCCCAGACAGGCCCTGAATAGCGCAGCAGCTCAGAACTTCACTACCCAACGACGTGCTATGATAGACAGCGCCCCGTGGAACAAAATCTTGCCCCGCCATTTCATGTAGATAGGAATTACTACTCTCACTAATCCTGCCCCTTCCTAGCTCGCTTATTCCCCCTCCACCATCATGAGGAGGACAATGTTTCTCCGAGTTATACAAACCAAAAACAGACTTTGCCTGTGCCTGTCCATTTGCTAAAGGAATTGCTAGTTGAGGGCTAAAATCTGTCCCTTCCTCAACTTTCACATTCCTATACCACTCATTCGTTTCGTATTTCTGTGGATGCAGAAGGCTTCCGGGCAGTATATCTTGACAAACAAAAGATGATGTTGAAAAAGCATTCCCCTGAAACCTAGTAGCtgcaaattttttgtttttcagtgCTAAAAATTGGTCAATTTCTTATAAGAGTTTACCCTAAATCTATAaaacttctttttcttttcttttataattttccCTTTTCTGGTAAGTATTACTTAACTTCACTCCAATTCAAACAACAAATCTATTAAACTACAGTTCACCAGCTAAAGCTAAGGTTTATAAGTTAGTCACCTACTAAAATCCAAGAACTGCTAAATTTCACACTATTCTCATATCAGTTTAGGAGAACAAAATCTTGGTTACCTTATTTGAATGGTAAGATATAACATACAGTAATTATGACATCTAAGATCAAAAGACCATTGTGTTTTTTACCAGCATATGACTGGAAATTCCTCCCTGTTCTGGCAGAATGCATACCGGTATGAGGCTTCCTTCGACGCTCGTTGTGACCAGCTAAGCGTTTACGACAGCTACGTTTGCCATCATCAAATTCAGCCAGTAAATGGAACCTACAACACCAAATGCACATGTGAACTTAGCATATAAGACTCAACATTGCTCCTAGTTAAGTTGGAAATTAGTTCTTGTATTCTAAAGGCAGTGCAGCCTAATTGGCTATGAAAGAGTCTATGAAAGTGTTAGGATCAAGACTTCATTTCCTTATAccgccacacattttcgagacaCGGGATGttgtgctagacttggccttttacTGGCCTCCACCCAATAATTCTCCCTCCTAATCAAAAGCTATAGGTAATAGCGATAgggcaactttatttccttataccgccacacattttcgagatgctgggtgctagacttggccttttaaACTCTTTACCAGTCTCAGCCCCCAACAATCTCCGGTCACTGGGTGCTAGACATTGCCATTTACAGGCCTCCACTCAACAATTTTCCCATTCTAGTACcgaaagttatagctagtagcgaaaacacaactttattttcttatacaacCACACATTTTCAAGACGCTAGTGCTGAACTTGGCCTTTTAAACCCTTTACTGACAGCCActggtgctagacttggccttttacCGGCGAAAAACTAATAAGGAAAGGAGTAGAAATTAAGTGAGTGACCTGCTACATTGCTGGCAAAAGCGTTGCTCGATACCATTCACAATGACCTTAGCAGTCTTGGAATGAACCTCACACACTTTATGCCTCTTGTGGTAGTCCTTACAAGAGGTGAGATCTTTCTTGCAGCCTTGAACCTGGCAGTATGGGGGGTTCTGGGAATTGGCTCCTCCCCCACCCCCTCTCAATCTCTTGGCTGGGGTAGATGAGTgagctgaagaagaagaagaagaggtgtTGTTGGGCTTGGGGGATTTGATATGATCAGGAAATCCCCCAAGTTTCAAGTCAATGAGAGATGAATCTCTGGAATTAGGAGAAGAATCATCTTCCCTAGAGAACACATTGTGAAAAGCTGCAAAAGCTCTTCCTCCTCCACTACCCCCACTATTGTTATTAGCCATGGCAGCTTTTCTCACCAAATCTTGAGAACCCAATTCCACAAATCCTTGATTCCCAATGCCTTCAAACCCACCCAATTCCCAACCCATCAACCCATTTCTACTTCTTGCAACTCCATGATCACTCATAGAAACAGATTCATCACACACTAAACCCttacccccacccccacccccacccccacccccagaCAAATAGCTCCAAGACCCCATCTTTTTTTCACAAACCCTCAATCAAAAAAAAACCCAATTCAAGTTCCCTCTCAACTCCTCTTCTATTCACCAAAAATGCTTAATTTTCTACACCACAACCCTCAATttggctaaaaaaaaaaagcacatgCTATTATGCTAAGCCCATTCAATATGAATCTTTTGAGATCAAAAGTTTAAAAGCAGTGAAATTTACCAATCTTCTTAGGAACCCAGAATAGAACAGAAGGAAAAATTTCAAGAAAGAATATGGGAGGGTTCAAAAGAGAGCAAAAACCAGTAGTAGAAGTAATAAATTTCAATCAAGAAGCACTCAAAAAGAAGCAAAAGTTGACAGGTTAAATATGTGCTTCCTTAGTGGAGGCAAGGCAGCTATACAAGGAAACACACACATTATAGATAGGCAGTGAAAAAGTGGTCCagttactaaaaataaaataaaattttaaaaaaaaaaacggaaagCTGCCAAATCAcagtaagagagagagagagagagagagagagagagagaaattacaAGGTAGTTTAGTAAGATAAGCTAGCCTACCCCAAACACAGCTCAATGAAATAGATGGTGGGACACTGGGACTAAGATTTTTGGGCTCCAAGCTCCATGGAAGAGCTTAAGGCTTCCccatatagagagagagagagggagagactCTTGCTACAGTATTTCTGCAAGTAATTACTATGCCCTCACGTTCTTGGGGCCCTTTTAGTAAGGTATTGATGAATTGTTTGAGGCAAAGTTTTCACACCATTGTCATTTGTCATTTGTCAGTCACCCATTCCTTAATTAAAGCTTgaaaaatcaaacacaaaaatgTTCATTTCAAACGCAGGTTAATGGGTTTTGCTCCTACAAATTTTGTCACTACACATTATCTACATTCTATACtttaaaaacatataattatacattgatATAATcgtgtttattattttatcaaaaaattaagtaccacaaataaaataattcaatgtataaaacattttattgtctttctaaatttttttttgttgttgtctAAATTATCTATAGTTGACCGATTTAAATCGAAAATGTCAGTAAATTGCtctaactaaaaattaaatttgaaaacttatttttttaaaccaaaaaaaaataaaaaattgaaaacttatAGTTATTCTTTCAACAACATGATTGGTTGCCCCGATATTTTATTACTCTATACATCTAGTGAGGATGAAAGGGGAGGGTTAGTCACTTTCAAAAGACTTTCGAGGACTCAAAGTCTTCAAAAATTAAAGCTAAACTTTAGAGGTACTAAGATGTTGTGAACTTAATTAGGTTCTATTTCTCAACATttattccaaattaaaagtggATCATATTATTCTATCAGCAATTCACTATTATTTTACTTACATCTCTATAAATCAAATTCactcttaaaatataatataataataatatttaaatttattatttttaaaaaattaataattgaagaccgaaatatctttgtatttaacaacatttaaaTTGTTTTCTTGATAGAggaccacacacacacacatattctCATTCATATGAGAATAACTCCCACATAAAAAATATGGACAAATTTGGACTCTCCATTTAAAGGGCATAGGTGCCACTAGGCCGAGGCGATTTCAGCCCTAGACAGCTTTTAGTCAACCGGCTGACTAGGCATCGAGTTGGGCACCTAACTCGGTCaagtagttttttttgtttactcGACTACTCCTCTTCTACATTCCTCCAACTATGTACTCATCTAACCATCAAACATATGCAATTGACTAGTTTGGGGATTATAACAATCTAACAACTCCAAGCTCTAAGTGGGAAAAGTTGAGATGATATAGTTGAATTACTCGACCACCTAAGTGCAAGGCGCCCTCTGGTGCTCGACTAGCGCCTACCGCCTTCTGCAACTTTGGTATTTACGCATGTcttaaatatgtatatttatatgtatagtaTTTATATGGTTGTTGTGCATTTTAGGGAATGAGTTTAATTATGATGGGTTTAGATTTCTTTGGTGATGAATGTACTCTCCTTCCTATGTGAAGTTCTTTCTCCATCttgctttcaatttttttcttctacGTTTATTTTATTCAATCTTGGACTCAAGTTCATGTTtgcattttttaattgtttatcgtTTGAGTATATTATTGTCTATATTTGTGATTAACCTATGTGTATTTTTTGCGGGCAACGTACTGGTGTGCACTATGACC
It includes:
- the LOC116004851 gene encoding squamosa promoter-binding-like protein 16 isoform X1 yields the protein MGWELGGFEGIGNQGFVELGSQDLVRKAAMANNNSGGSGGGRAFAAFHNVFSREDDSSPNSRDSSLIDLKLGGFPDHIKSPKPNNTSSSSSSAHSSTPAKRLRGGGGGANSQNPPYCQVQGCKKDLTSCKDYHKRHKVCEVHSKTAKVIVNGIEQRFCQQCSRFHLLAEFDDGKRSCRKRLAGHNERRRKPHTGMHSARTGRNFQSYAATRFQGNAFSTSSFVCQDILPGSLLHPQKYETNEWYRNVKVEEGTDFSPQLAIPLANGQAQAKSVFGLYNSEKHCPPHDGGGGISELGRGRISESSNSYLHEMAGQDFVPRGAVYHSTSLGSEVLSCCAIQGLSGISSSGRALSLLSSHSQSSSTASIIPGAHSLINPGTNEHYDMAQVSDKFLGVSPPASTSALSPSGMNSSEDARLQQMMLFSNAAQTYAINPIVQGSGYMNVKNQISGEEDGPTIDLLQLSSQLQRVEHERHSVQVKQESGAFSGLRIT
- the LOC116004851 gene encoding teosinte glume architecture 1-like isoform X2, with translation MGWELGGFEGIGNQGFVELGSQDLVRKAAMANNNSGGSGGGRAFAAFHNVFSREDDSSPNSRDSSLIDLKLGGFPDHIKSPKPNNTSSSSSSAHSSTPAKRLRGGGGGANSQNPPYCQVQGCKKDLTSCKDYHKRHKVCEVHSKTAKVIVNGIEQRFCQQCSRFHLLAEFDDGKRSCRKRLAGHNERRRKPHTATRFQGNAFSTSSFVCQDILPGSLLHPQKYETNEWYRNVKVEEGTDFSPQLAIPLANGQAQAKSVFGLYNSEKHCPPHDGGGGISELGRGRISESSNSYLHEMAGQDFVPRGAVYHSTSLGSEVLSCCAIQGLSGISSSGRALSLLSSHSQSSSTASIIPGAHSLINPGTNEHYDMAQVSDKFLGVSPPASTSALSPSGMNSSEDARLQQMMLFSNAAQTYAINPIVQGSGYMNVKNQISGEEDGPTIDLLQLSSQLQRVEHERHSVQVKQESGAFSGLRIT